Proteins from one Hyperolius riggenbachi isolate aHypRig1 chromosome 2, aHypRig1.pri, whole genome shotgun sequence genomic window:
- the RSKR gene encoding ribosomal protein S6 kinase-related protein isoform X1, with product MGANSSDTKDCTSMTPSVWASSWKRILNEDSLATSQWGQLWVYGRKIKDRLKASQQSGLPEETLSDRRMSRCMSLFLPEFPVWSPALQPELKVLGCVAKGSLGPVLKVLNCTEQKVFALKVLPKGEVLRRNTLKQCKEEVSIQRQLKHPFIQCLGNSWQGQRHLFIMCNYYRYGDLHSLWMSAKQIDEGTLQIFAAELVSVLVYLHNLGIIHRDVKMENILLDERGHLKLSDFGLSQQLAFGERAYTICGTLQYMAPEVLCGGPYSHSADWWSFGVLLYALAVGEFPAPPARDHIRMLELVNQASYSIPDSLSQGLSFLLKELLCKAPRQRLHHLHHFQNHIFFRGMSFDPAMLQKNPVDLVLSMRKTDDTELSDPRAFEDFDYDFTETLDLRPSD from the exons ATGGGAGCCAACAGCAGTGACACTAAG GACTGTACCTCGATGACACCCAGCGTTTGGGCTTCCTCCTGGAAAAGGATATTAAACGAGGACAGCTTGGCAACGTCACAGTGGGGCCAGCTGTGGGTTTATGGCCGAAAAATAAAAGATAGGTTGAAAGCGTCGCAACAAAGTGGCCTTCCAGAGGAAACACTGTCAGATCGGCGTATGTCTCGTTGCATGTCCCTGTTCTTGCCCGAGTTTCCAGTATGGTCACCAGCGCTGCAGCCAGAGTTAAAG GTTCTAGGGTGCGTTGCTAAAGGATCCCTTGGACCAGTGCTTAAGGTTCTGaactgcacagaacagaaggtctTTGCCCTTAAG GTATTACCCAAAGGAGAAGTTCTACGACGTAACACACTAAAGCAATGTAAGGAGGAGGTCAGCATACAG CGGCAACTGAAGCATCCATTCATTCAATGCCTGGGAAACAGCTGGCAGGGACAACGCCATCTGTTCATCA TGTGTAATTACTACAGATATGGGGATCTCCATTCATTGTGGATGTCTGCCAAGCAAATCGATGAGGGTACCCTTCAAATATTCGCTGCAGAGTTGGTATCAGTGCTGG TATATCTTCATAATTTGGGAATTATACATCGAGATGTTAAG ATGGAAAACATATTGCTTGATGAAAGAG GACACCTGAAACTCTCTGATTTTGGACTCTCCCAACAACTGGCATTTGGAGAACGTGCATATACCATATGTGGTACTCTACAGTACATGG CTCCCGAGGTTCTTTGTGGCGGTCCGTATAGCCACTCAGCTGACTGGTGGTCGTTTGGTGTCCTGCTGTATGCACTAGCAGTTGGAGAG TTTCCTGCTCCACCTGCAAGGGACCACATTAGAATGTTGGAGCTCGTCAATCAAGCATCTTATAGCATCCCGGATTCTTTAAGCCAAGGACTGTCTTTTCTCTTAAAAGAG CTCCTGTGCAAAGCTCCAAGACAGAGGCTACACCACCTCCATCACTTCCAGAACCACATTTTTTTCAGAGGAATGAGCTTTGATCCCGCAATGCTGCAGAAGAATCCTGTAGATCTTGTGCTATCCATGCGAAAAACAGATGATACGGAACTGTCAGACCCTCGTGCTTTTGAAGACTTTGATTATGATTTCACAGAAACCTTGGACTTGCGGCCCTCTGACTAA
- the RSKR gene encoding ribosomal protein S6 kinase-related protein isoform X2, with protein sequence MGANSSDTKDCTSMTPSVWASSWKRILNEDSLATSQWGQLWVYGRKIKDRLKASQQSGLPEETLSDRRMSRCMSLFLPEFPVWSPALQPELKRQLKHPFIQCLGNSWQGQRHLFIMCNYYRYGDLHSLWMSAKQIDEGTLQIFAAELVSVLVYLHNLGIIHRDVKMENILLDERGHLKLSDFGLSQQLAFGERAYTICGTLQYMAPEVLCGGPYSHSADWWSFGVLLYALAVGEFPAPPARDHIRMLELVNQASYSIPDSLSQGLSFLLKELLCKAPRQRLHHLHHFQNHIFFRGMSFDPAMLQKNPVDLVLSMRKTDDTELSDPRAFEDFDYDFTETLDLRPSD encoded by the exons ATGGGAGCCAACAGCAGTGACACTAAG GACTGTACCTCGATGACACCCAGCGTTTGGGCTTCCTCCTGGAAAAGGATATTAAACGAGGACAGCTTGGCAACGTCACAGTGGGGCCAGCTGTGGGTTTATGGCCGAAAAATAAAAGATAGGTTGAAAGCGTCGCAACAAAGTGGCCTTCCAGAGGAAACACTGTCAGATCGGCGTATGTCTCGTTGCATGTCCCTGTTCTTGCCCGAGTTTCCAGTATGGTCACCAGCGCTGCAGCCAGAGTTAAAG CGGCAACTGAAGCATCCATTCATTCAATGCCTGGGAAACAGCTGGCAGGGACAACGCCATCTGTTCATCA TGTGTAATTACTACAGATATGGGGATCTCCATTCATTGTGGATGTCTGCCAAGCAAATCGATGAGGGTACCCTTCAAATATTCGCTGCAGAGTTGGTATCAGTGCTGG TATATCTTCATAATTTGGGAATTATACATCGAGATGTTAAG ATGGAAAACATATTGCTTGATGAAAGAG GACACCTGAAACTCTCTGATTTTGGACTCTCCCAACAACTGGCATTTGGAGAACGTGCATATACCATATGTGGTACTCTACAGTACATGG CTCCCGAGGTTCTTTGTGGCGGTCCGTATAGCCACTCAGCTGACTGGTGGTCGTTTGGTGTCCTGCTGTATGCACTAGCAGTTGGAGAG TTTCCTGCTCCACCTGCAAGGGACCACATTAGAATGTTGGAGCTCGTCAATCAAGCATCTTATAGCATCCCGGATTCTTTAAGCCAAGGACTGTCTTTTCTCTTAAAAGAG CTCCTGTGCAAAGCTCCAAGACAGAGGCTACACCACCTCCATCACTTCCAGAACCACATTTTTTTCAGAGGAATGAGCTTTGATCCCGCAATGCTGCAGAAGAATCCTGTAGATCTTGTGCTATCCATGCGAAAAACAGATGATACGGAACTGTCAGACCCTCGTGCTTTTGAAGACTTTGATTATGATTTCACAGAAACCTTGGACTTGCGGCCCTCTGACTAA